The following proteins are co-located in the Falsibacillus pallidus genome:
- a CDS encoding DUF3139 domain-containing protein, which yields MKKLIILSIFVSFLSIASAPFIFIYILNHGNPIMNHVIGKEGKEYLKAGGYSNKDILKQAAYPNYQSINRNYFNTIYQVVFKDEPEMTYYYGKEKYFGDIVQFCEKDTKEGGIYTKTITTKTEHSEASCISMNENRISGFQIRP from the coding sequence TTGAAGAAATTGATCATACTTTCGATTTTCGTAAGCTTTTTGAGCATAGCTTCAGCGCCATTTATTTTCATTTATATTCTAAACCACGGAAACCCTATAATGAACCATGTAATTGGAAAAGAAGGAAAGGAATATCTAAAAGCTGGAGGCTATTCAAATAAAGATATTTTAAAGCAGGCAGCATATCCTAATTATCAATCGATCAACCGAAACTATTTTAATACGATTTACCAAGTGGTTTTTAAGGATGAACCCGAAATGACTTACTACTATGGAAAAGAGAAATATTTTGGAGACATTGTTCAATTTTGTGAAAAAGATACTAAAGAAGGGGGAATTTATACTAAAACAATTACTACAAAGACAGAGCATAGTGAGGCCTCTTGTATATCAATGAATGAAAATAGAATATCAGGGTTCCAAATCCGCCCCTAG